One segment of Strix uralensis isolate ZFMK-TIS-50842 chromosome 11, bStrUra1, whole genome shotgun sequence DNA contains the following:
- the FBXL22 gene encoding F-box and leucine-rich protein 22 has translation MHITQLNRECLLHLFSFLDKNSRKSLAKTCHKLLEVFQDPLLWSLLNFHSPAELKKDNFLLGPALKYLSICWYSDRVKVCNIEDWMKNNFQKDFCNRHENTVNDFLLEVCNRSPNLRSLTLSGCGHVTDDCILLLLKNCPNLKTLKLENCVRITDQTLEAVTLYGGSLQTLHVDFCRNITQTGLERVREKCPSVTLRAERSANMIPDNKPEKKLMLEKASRKLIQL, from the exons ATGCATATAACCCAGCTGAATCGGGAGTGCCTTTTACATCTATTTTCCTTTCTGGAcaaaaatagtaggaaaagttTAGCAAAAACATGTCACAAGTTGCTAGAAGTGTTTCAGGATCCTTTACTGTGGTCTTTGTTGAACTTTCATTCTCCAGCGGAACTAAAGAAGGATAATTTTCTCCTGGGACCTGCTTTAAAATACTTATCCATCTGCTGGTATTCAGACAGAGTCAAGGTGTGTAACATTGAGGACTGGATGAAAAACAATTTCCAGAAAGACTTCTGTAACAGGCATGAAAACACTGTCAATGATTTTTTACTAGAAGTTTGCAACAG ATCTCCAAACCTGCGATCTCTGACCCTCTCTGGATGCGGCCACGTTACAGACGATTGCATCTTGCTTCTGCTCAAGAACTGCCCAAATCTCAAGACACTCAAACTGGAAAACTGTGTGCGGATCACTGACCAGACACTAGAAGCAGTGACCCTCTATGGGGGATCACTGCAAACGCTCCACGTGGATTTCTGCCGGAACATAACACAAACTGGCCTAGAGAGAGTCAGGGAAAAATGTCCTTCAGTAACGCTGAGAGCAGAGAGAAGTGCTAACATGATTCCAGAcaataagccagaaaaaaagttGATGCTtgaaaaagcatcaagaaaatTGATTCAGCTTTAA